A single Stutzerimonas stutzeri DNA region contains:
- a CDS encoding NrdJb, with amino-acid sequence MTVKITQRIKGFKVVDETLERPAVAADSNTHSASKATVVEMDESLQRPETLIGMTYKIKSPLFEHALYVTINDVVLNAGTPHEQRRPFEIFINSKNMDHFQWIVALTRIMSAVFRKGGDCTFLVEELKAVFDPRGGYLKKGGIYMPSIVAEIGGVLERHLIAIGMLEGHALDETQLKYLAEKRAAYEASQGAVAVEPGEGFPAGAQLCNKCNTQAVVQMDGCATCLNCGNSKCG; translated from the coding sequence ATGACCGTCAAGATTACCCAGCGCATCAAGGGCTTCAAGGTTGTCGACGAAACGCTCGAACGCCCAGCCGTAGCGGCTGACAGCAACACCCACAGCGCGAGCAAGGCCACCGTCGTGGAAATGGACGAAAGCCTGCAACGCCCGGAAACGCTGATCGGCATGACCTACAAGATCAAATCGCCATTGTTCGAGCATGCGCTCTACGTGACCATCAACGACGTTGTGCTCAATGCGGGCACCCCGCACGAGCAGCGCCGACCGTTCGAGATTTTCATCAACTCCAAGAACATGGATCACTTCCAGTGGATCGTCGCGCTTACGCGGATCATGTCGGCGGTGTTCCGCAAGGGCGGCGACTGCACCTTCCTCGTGGAGGAACTCAAAGCGGTGTTCGACCCGCGTGGTGGTTATCTGAAGAAGGGTGGCATCTATATGCCGTCCATCGTCGCTGAGATTGGCGGCGTGCTGGAGCGTCACCTGATTGCCATCGGCATGCTCGAAGGCCATGCGCTGGACGAAACCCAGCTGAAATACCTGGCCGAGAAGCGCGCCGCCTACGAGGCCAGCCAGGGTGCGGTGGCGGTGGAGCCGGGCGAAGGCTTTCCGGCAGGCGCGCAATTGTGCAACAAGTGCAACACCCAGGCCGTGGTGCAGATGGATGGCTGCGCCACCTGCCTCAATTGCGGCAACTCGAAGTGCGGCTGA